One region of Oxalobacteraceae bacterium OTU3CAMAD1 genomic DNA includes:
- the lysS gene encoding lysine--tRNA ligase, with protein MTTDLQEQAGSATPPDENKIIAERRAKLAALREQGIAFPNDFKPEHKAADLHAQYGEKSREELEANPVSVVLAGRMMLKREAGKKAAFATLQDSSGAKADGRIQIYATLDLTGEAAMAALHHYDLGDILGVVGTLFKTKTDELTIKVSELRLITKSLRPLPDKFHGLADQETKYRQRYVDLIMNEETRRTFKARTAAISSMRRFMEKNEFMEVETPMLHAIPGGAAAKPFITHHNALDMQMFLRIAPELYLKRLVVGGFDRVFEINRNFRNEGVSIRHNPEFTMMEFYAAYTDYKWIMNFTEEIIRQAAIDAHGTATLTYGGKELDLAKAFHRLTIVEAINKYAPGYTPEQLKDAEFIKKELLKFGVKPFATAGLGALQLALFEETAEAQLWEPTFIIDYPAEVSPLARASDTEAGITERFELFMVGREIANGFSELNDAEDQSARFLAQVAAKDAGDEEAMFYDADYIRALEYGMPPAGGCGIGIDRLMMIITDSPNIRDVLLFPHLRREE; from the coding sequence ATGACTACGGATCTTCAAGAACAAGCAGGATCGGCCACGCCGCCCGACGAAAACAAGATCATCGCCGAGCGCCGCGCCAAGCTGGCCGCGCTGCGCGAACAGGGTATCGCCTTCCCGAACGACTTCAAACCCGAGCACAAGGCGGCCGACCTGCACGCCCAATACGGCGAGAAGTCGCGCGAAGAGCTGGAAGCCAATCCGGTCTCCGTCGTCCTGGCAGGCCGCATGATGCTCAAGCGCGAAGCCGGCAAGAAGGCCGCTTTCGCCACCTTGCAGGATTCGTCCGGCGCCAAGGCCGATGGCCGCATCCAGATCTACGCGACACTGGACCTGACCGGCGAAGCCGCGATGGCCGCGCTGCACCACTACGACCTGGGCGACATCCTGGGCGTGGTCGGCACGCTGTTCAAGACCAAGACCGATGAACTGACCATCAAGGTCAGCGAACTGCGTCTGATCACCAAGTCGCTGCGTCCGCTGCCGGACAAATTCCACGGCCTGGCCGACCAGGAAACCAAGTACCGCCAGCGCTACGTCGATCTGATCATGAACGAGGAAACGCGCCGCACCTTCAAGGCGCGCACCGCCGCGATTTCGTCGATGCGCCGCTTTATGGAAAAGAACGAATTCATGGAGGTGGAAACGCCGATGTTGCACGCCATTCCGGGCGGCGCGGCGGCCAAGCCATTCATCACCCACCACAACGCGCTGGACATGCAGATGTTCCTGCGTATCGCGCCGGAGCTGTACCTGAAGCGCCTGGTGGTGGGCGGCTTCGACCGCGTGTTCGAGATCAACCGCAACTTCCGTAACGAAGGCGTGTCGATCCGTCACAATCCTGAATTCACGATGATGGAGTTCTACGCGGCCTACACCGACTACAAGTGGATCATGAACTTCACCGAGGAGATCATTCGCCAGGCCGCCATCGACGCCCACGGCACCGCCACCCTGACCTACGGCGGCAAGGAACTGGACTTGGCCAAGGCCTTCCACCGCCTGACCATCGTCGAAGCGATCAACAAGTACGCGCCGGGCTACACGCCGGAGCAGCTGAAGGACGCTGAGTTCATCAAGAAGGAACTGTTGAAATTCGGCGTCAAGCCGTTCGCCACCGCCGGCCTGGGCGCGCTGCAACTGGCGCTGTTCGAAGAAACCGCCGAAGCGCAGCTGTGGGAACCGACCTTCATCATCGACTACCCGGCCGAAGTATCGCCGCTGGCGCGCGCCTCCGACACGGAAGCGGGCATCACCGAGCGCTTCGAGTTGTTCATGGTTGGCCGCGAGATCGCCAACGGCTTCTCGGAGTTGAACGACGCCGAAGACCAGTCGGCCCGCTTCCTGGCCCAGGTGGCCGCCAAGGACGCCGGCGATGAAGAGGCGATGTTCTATGACGCCGACTACATCCGCGCGCTGGAATACGGCATGCCGCCGGCCGGCGGTTGCGGCATCGGCATCGATCGCTTGATGATGATCATCACCGACTCGCCGAACATCCGCGACGTGCTGCTGTTCCCGCACCTGCGCCGCGAAGAGTAA
- a CDS encoding HAD family phosphatase → MTLSSSRAFIFDMDGTIVDNMAFHTKSWLAFFERRGHTLDPDAFFRDTAGRQGHEIMRTYLGNHLTKEESAALDFEKESLYRDLYAPHLAVTKGFDLFIASAKSAGIKLAVATAAPNENIAFTLDGLDLRKQFDAIAGAADVARGKPNPDVFLLAAERAGALPANSIVFEDAPLGVEAARRAGMRAVVLTTTLPAEAFAEYDNVIAVARDFSELDIEALFASEPYVDTAATN, encoded by the coding sequence ATGACATTATCATCATCGCGCGCGTTCATCTTCGATATGGACGGCACCATCGTCGACAACATGGCCTTCCACACCAAATCGTGGCTGGCCTTCTTCGAGCGTCGCGGCCACACGCTGGACCCGGATGCGTTTTTCCGTGACACGGCCGGCCGCCAGGGCCATGAAATCATGCGCACCTACCTGGGCAACCACCTGACCAAGGAAGAAAGCGCGGCGCTCGATTTTGAGAAGGAATCGCTGTACCGCGATCTGTACGCGCCGCACCTGGCCGTGACCAAGGGTTTCGACCTGTTTATCGCCAGCGCCAAAAGCGCCGGCATCAAGCTGGCCGTGGCCACCGCCGCGCCGAACGAGAACATCGCCTTCACGCTCGACGGCCTGGATCTGCGCAAGCAGTTCGACGCCATCGCCGGCGCGGCCGATGTCGCGCGCGGCAAACCGAATCCGGACGTGTTCCTGCTGGCCGCCGAGCGCGCAGGCGCCCTGCCCGCCAACAGCATCGTCTTCGAGGACGCGCCGCTGGGCGTGGAGGCGGCCCGCCGCGCCGGCATGCGCGCGGTGGTGCTCACCACCACCCTGCCGGCCGAAGCCTTCGCCGAATACGACAACGTCATCGCCGTGGCGCGCGACTTCAGCGAGCTCGATATCGAGGCGCTGTTCGCCTCCGAGCCGTATGTGGACACTGCGGCCACCAACTAA
- the prfB gene encoding peptide chain release factor 2 (programmed frameshift), with translation MEAERINALSALLADLTTREAELRRYLDFDKKSEKLEQVNEELEDPTVWNDPKKAQDLGKEKKSLEAIVSALTKADTDLKDMSDLFAMAKEEGDDDTLEALIADAEDVRKVIEGMEFRRMFNNPMDPNNCFIDIQAGAGGTEAQDWASMLLRQYLRYSERKGFKVEIMEQSDGEVAGIKTATIKVEGDYAYGFLRTETGVHRLVRKSPFDSANGRHTSFTSLFVYPEVDDSIDIEINPADLRIDTYRASGAGGQHINKTDSAVRLTHGPSGIVVQCQNDRSQHRNKAEAMEMLKAKLYEMELRKRMSEQQKLEDSKTDVGWGHQIRSYVLDQSRIKDLRTNFETGNTKGVLDGDLDDFISASLKQGV, from the exons ATGGAAGCCGAACGCATCAACGCCCTCTCCGCCCTGCTCGCCGATCTGACCACGCGCGAAGCCGAACTACGGAGGTATCTT GACTTCGATAAAAAGTCAGAGAAACTCGAACAAGTAAACGAAGAACTGGAAGACCCGACGGTCTGGAACGACCCGAAAAAGGCCCAGGATCTCGGTAAAGAGAAAAAGTCGCTGGAGGCGATCGTCAGCGCGCTGACCAAGGCCGACACCGACCTCAAAGACATGAGCGACCTGTTCGCCATGGCCAAGGAGGAAGGCGACGACGACACGCTCGAAGCGCTGATCGCCGACGCCGAGGACGTGCGCAAGGTCATCGAAGGCATGGAGTTCCGCCGGATGTTCAACAATCCGATGGACCCGAACAACTGCTTCATCGATATCCAGGCCGGCGCCGGCGGCACCGAAGCCCAGGACTGGGCCTCGATGCTGCTGCGCCAGTACCTGCGCTATTCGGAACGCAAAGGCTTCAAGGTCGAAATCATGGAGCAGTCCGACGGCGAGGTGGCCGGCATCAAGACCGCCACCATCAAGGTCGAAGGCGACTACGCCTATGGCTTCCTGCGCACCGAGACCGGCGTGCACCGCCTGGTGCGCAAATCGCCGTTCGACTCGGCCAACGGCCGCCACACGTCGTTCACGTCCTTGTTCGTCTATCCGGAAGTGGATGACTCGATCGATATCGAGATCAATCCGGCCGACCTGCGCATCGACACCTACCGCGCGTCCGGCGCCGGTGGTCAGCACATTAACAAGACCGATTCCGCCGTCCGTCTGACGCACGGCCCTTCCGGTATCGTGGTGCAGTGCCAGAACGACCGCTCGCAGCACCGCAACAAGGCCGAGGCGATGGAAATGCTGAAGGCGAAGCTGTACGAGATGGAGCTGCGCAAGCGCATGAGCGAGCAGCAGAAACTGGAAGACTCCAAGACCGACGTCGGCTGGGGTCATCAGATCCGTTCCTACGTGCTCGATCAGTCGCGCATCAAGGATTTGCGCACCAACTTCGAGACCGGTAACACCAAGGGCGTGCTGGACGGCGACCTGGACGACTTCATCTCTGCTTCGCTCAAACAAGGCGTTTGA
- a CDS encoding SDR family oxidoreductase, with protein MHLTLQNQTAVVTGANSGLGRGIALAFAKAGANVVVNYHSHKDQADEVVALIAADGGQAIAVQADVGEEPDVLALFDAAVKRFGAVDIVVANSGRQDDAPSADMTLAQWEGVLKTNLTGQFLCMREAVRLFRKQGQREVSRALGKIICMSSVHQRIPWAGHVNYAASKGGVHLLMETMAQEVAPEKIRINAIAPGAIKTPINAEVTAGGGSPELLKLIPYGRVGKPEDVANAALFLASDLADYVVGSTLFVDGGMSLYPGFEDNG; from the coding sequence ATGCACCTCACGCTGCAAAACCAGACCGCCGTCGTCACCGGCGCCAATTCCGGACTTGGACGCGGCATCGCGCTGGCATTCGCCAAGGCCGGCGCCAACGTCGTCGTCAACTATCACAGCCACAAGGACCAGGCCGACGAAGTGGTCGCCCTGATCGCCGCAGACGGCGGACAGGCCATCGCGGTGCAGGCGGACGTCGGCGAGGAGCCGGACGTGCTGGCCCTGTTCGACGCCGCCGTCAAGCGCTTCGGCGCCGTCGATATCGTCGTGGCCAACTCCGGCCGCCAGGACGACGCGCCCAGCGCCGACATGACCTTGGCCCAATGGGAAGGCGTCCTGAAAACCAACCTGACCGGCCAGTTCCTGTGCATGCGCGAGGCGGTGCGCCTGTTCCGAAAACAGGGCCAGCGCGAGGTCTCCCGTGCGCTCGGCAAGATCATCTGCATGAGTTCAGTCCACCAGCGCATACCGTGGGCCGGCCATGTCAACTACGCGGCATCCAAGGGCGGCGTGCACCTGTTGATGGAGACGATGGCGCAGGAAGTGGCGCCCGAAAAAATCCGCATCAACGCCATCGCGCCGGGCGCCATCAAGACTCCGATCAACGCCGAGGTGACCGCCGGCGGCGGCAGCCCGGAACTGCTTAAACTGATCCCGTATGGCCGCGTGGGCAAGCCGGAGGATGTCGCCAACGCGGCGCTGTTCCTGGCCTCCGACCTGGCGGACTACGTGGTCGGCAGCACGCTGTTCGTCGACGGCGGCATGTCGCTGTACCCGGGCTTCGAGGACAACGGCTGA
- a CDS encoding lipase chaperone has protein sequence MHTNVKRAGLAALLLAGCALYFSRGAEAPPVQISENGSGPGPGHLAFVPSMEGTRPDGDVKTLAGDQLVVDAELGHLFDYYLAGLGEKDLDAIRTEIERELDRRLKPGPARQAKQLLSSYLAYKQALAGIEATLAPSGNVAQSARARLAAMRGLRSTYFTPEQSAGLFGATDIADDDAVARLEVAVDKTLSAEQKQAKVAELDRRVPAALREEREAPARIIRLEESVARLRAGGAGDNEIYSVRAAAFSPEAAARLADVDRDEAAWKARIGAYQTQRAALTAQPAQQKDAALKQLRDQSFTVEEQRRLGAYE, from the coding sequence ATGCACACGAACGTGAAGAGAGCCGGGCTGGCCGCCCTGCTGCTGGCCGGCTGCGCGCTGTATTTCAGCCGGGGCGCAGAGGCGCCGCCGGTGCAAATCAGCGAAAACGGTTCCGGCCCGGGCCCCGGCCACCTCGCGTTCGTGCCGTCGATGGAAGGCACGCGCCCGGACGGCGACGTCAAGACGCTGGCCGGCGACCAGTTGGTGGTCGACGCGGAACTCGGGCATTTGTTCGACTACTATCTGGCGGGGCTGGGCGAGAAGGACCTGGACGCGATCCGAACAGAGATCGAACGGGAGCTCGATCGACGCCTCAAGCCAGGGCCGGCGCGGCAGGCCAAACAGCTGCTATCAAGTTACCTCGCCTACAAACAGGCGCTGGCGGGCATCGAAGCGACGCTGGCGCCGTCGGGCAACGTGGCGCAATCGGCGCGCGCGCGGCTGGCGGCGATGCGCGGTTTGCGTTCGACGTATTTCACGCCGGAGCAAAGCGCGGGTCTGTTCGGCGCGACCGATATCGCGGACGACGACGCGGTGGCGCGGCTGGAGGTGGCTGTCGACAAGACCTTGAGCGCGGAGCAGAAACAGGCCAAAGTGGCGGAGCTGGACCGGCGCGTGCCGGCGGCGTTGCGCGAGGAGCGCGAGGCGCCGGCCAGAATCATAAGGCTGGAGGAATCGGTGGCGCGGCTGCGGGCCGGCGGCGCGGGCGACAATGAAATCTACAGCGTGCGCGCGGCGGCGTTCTCGCCGGAGGCAGCCGCCCGTTTGGCCGACGTCGACCGCGACGAGGCGGCGTGGAAAGCCCGCATCGGCGCCTATCAAACTCAGCGCGCGGCGTTGACGGCGCAACCCGCACAGCAAAAGGACGCCGCCTTAAAACAACTGCGCGACCAGAGTTTCACCGTTGAGGAGCAACGCCGCCTGGGTGCCTATGAATGA
- the ppnN gene encoding nucleotide 5'-monophosphate nucleosidase PpnN, with protein sequence MEHDVIDTLISPEGQLEILSKAEVNKLLDTSQGGLYNVFRNCALAVLNCGSTIDDGKELLERYESFSISIVQRERGIKLDIKGAPAIAFVDGKMIKGIHEHLFAVLRDIVFVSNEVTDTQKFDMNRTEDITDAVFHILRNAGVLKPMLNPNLVVCWGGHSINRAEYNYSKEVGYQMGLRDLDICTGCGPGAMKGPMKGATIGHAKQRLSHGRYLGITEPGIIAAESPNPIVNELVIMPDIEKRLEAFVRTGHGIVVFPGGAGTAEEILYILGILLHPDNAEIPFPLVFTGPETSREYFVQINQFILDTLGPEAQQRYKIIIDDPELVAREMQAGIKQVREFRKSRSDAYYYNWGLKIDREFQKPFAPTHENMRNLSLHKNQEVHLLAANLRRAFSGVVAGNVKDEGIRAIEKFGHFEIHGDKEIMGPMDALLASFVEQSRMKLAGKAYTPCYRVIQ encoded by the coding sequence ATGGAACATGACGTTATCGATACTTTGATTTCGCCCGAAGGACAGCTGGAGATCCTTTCGAAGGCGGAAGTGAACAAGCTGCTCGACACTAGCCAGGGCGGCCTATATAACGTCTTCCGCAACTGCGCACTGGCCGTGCTCAATTGCGGCAGCACCATCGACGATGGCAAGGAGCTGCTGGAGCGTTACGAGTCCTTCTCGATCAGCATCGTGCAGCGCGAGCGCGGCATCAAGCTCGATATCAAGGGCGCGCCGGCGATCGCCTTCGTCGACGGCAAAATGATCAAGGGCATTCACGAACACCTGTTCGCGGTGCTGCGCGATATCGTCTTCGTCAGCAACGAGGTGACCGATACGCAGAAGTTCGACATGAACCGCACCGAGGACATCACCGACGCGGTCTTCCACATCCTGCGCAACGCCGGCGTCCTCAAGCCGATGCTCAATCCGAACCTGGTGGTGTGCTGGGGCGGACACTCGATCAACCGCGCCGAGTATAACTATTCGAAGGAAGTGGGCTATCAAATGGGCCTGCGCGACCTGGACATCTGCACCGGCTGCGGCCCGGGCGCGATGAAAGGCCCCATGAAGGGCGCCACCATCGGCCATGCAAAACAGCGCCTGTCCCACGGCCGCTACCTGGGCATCACGGAGCCGGGCATCATCGCCGCCGAATCGCCGAACCCGATCGTCAATGAACTGGTGATCATGCCGGACATCGAAAAGCGCCTGGAGGCGTTTGTGCGCACGGGTCACGGCATCGTCGTGTTCCCGGGCGGCGCCGGCACCGCCGAGGAGATACTCTACATCCTGGGCATCCTGCTGCATCCCGATAACGCGGAGATTCCATTCCCGCTGGTGTTCACCGGACCGGAGACGTCGCGAGAGTACTTCGTGCAGATCAACCAGTTCATCCTCGATACCTTGGGGCCGGAGGCGCAGCAGCGCTACAAGATCATCATCGACGATCCGGAACTGGTGGCGCGCGAGATGCAGGCCGGGATCAAGCAGGTGCGCGAGTTCCGCAAGAGCCGCAGCGACGCCTATTACTACAACTGGGGTCTGAAGATCGACCGCGAGTTCCAGAAGCCGTTCGCGCCGACGCACGAGAACATGCGCAATCTGAGTCTGCACAAGAACCAGGAAGTGCATCTGCTGGCAGCGAATCTGCGCCGGGCGTTTTCGGGTGTGGTCGCGGGTAACGTCAAGGACGAAGGCATCCGCGCGATCGAAAAGTTCGGCCACTTCGAGATCCACGGCGACAAGGAGATCATGGGGCCGATGGACGCGCTGCTGGCGTCATTCGTCGAGCAAAGCCGGATGAAGTTGGCGGGCAAGGCTTACACGCCGTGCTATCGCGTGATCCAGTAA
- a CDS encoding oligopeptide:H+ symporter, with the protein MSGATTTNTEVAIPEFKQIMGHPAPLWMLFMTEFWERFAFYGIRWALVLYVVAQFYNGDSSGESAANLVYGSYLALVYAAALFGGYVADRVLGYQRSILVGAAFMAAGLFMIAFPDETVFKFGLATIIVGNGMFKPNISTMVGKLYSTGDTRRDSGFTIFYMGINAGAMVAPVLTEWLATAIFGTNGMPAYKVVFISAGAGMLISLVWFFIGRRNLQGIGAPDAQTSDPKRLLYVIIGSLCVIPVVYMLLAAGAKSLQAVLTVLFILLAVMLMVEGIKNGKVARDRVIAMLLIFFFNIMFWMFFEQAGSSFTFLAEKIVDREMFNWTFPVAWFQTVNSLAIIAFAPLIAFIWVAMRNKNPSIPRKFGLGLLFNGAAFGLLMYALSMLVDIDNKIPFWTLFMVYVLQSIGELCLSPIGLSMVTKLAPTRLVGLGMGGWFLSTGIGNNLSGIFASAVSGESGMSVTSALSGYTFGFYSLMAGGVLLFLIAPLIQKLMHGVK; encoded by the coding sequence ATGAGCGGTGCTACCACCACCAACACGGAAGTCGCTATTCCCGAGTTCAAACAGATCATGGGCCACCCCGCCCCGCTCTGGATGTTGTTCATGACCGAATTCTGGGAGCGTTTCGCTTTCTACGGCATCCGTTGGGCGCTCGTGCTCTACGTCGTCGCACAATTCTATAACGGCGATTCGTCCGGCGAATCGGCCGCCAATCTGGTCTACGGCTCCTACCTCGCGCTGGTCTACGCCGCCGCGCTGTTCGGCGGCTATGTCGCCGACCGCGTGCTGGGATACCAGCGTTCCATCCTGGTCGGCGCGGCCTTCATGGCCGCCGGCCTGTTCATGATCGCCTTCCCCGACGAGACGGTGTTCAAGTTCGGCCTGGCCACCATCATCGTCGGCAACGGCATGTTCAAGCCGAACATCTCGACCATGGTCGGTAAGCTGTATTCGACCGGCGACACCCGCCGCGACTCGGGCTTCACCATTTTCTACATGGGCATCAACGCCGGCGCGATGGTCGCCCCGGTATTGACCGAGTGGCTCGCCACGGCGATCTTCGGCACCAACGGCATGCCCGCTTACAAAGTGGTGTTCATTTCGGCCGGCGCCGGCATGCTGATTAGCCTGGTGTGGTTCTTCATCGGCCGCCGCAACCTGCAGGGCATCGGCGCGCCAGATGCGCAAACCAGCGATCCGAAACGCCTGCTGTATGTGATCATCGGCTCGCTGTGCGTGATCCCGGTGGTCTACATGCTGCTCGCGGCAGGCGCCAAGAGCCTGCAGGCCGTGCTGACGGTGCTGTTCATCCTGCTGGCGGTCATGCTGATGGTCGAAGGCATCAAAAACGGCAAGGTCGCGCGCGACCGCGTCATCGCCATGCTGCTGATCTTCTTCTTCAATATCATGTTCTGGATGTTCTTCGAACAGGCGGGCAGCTCGTTCACCTTCCTGGCCGAGAAAATCGTCGACCGCGAAATGTTCAACTGGACCTTCCCGGTGGCCTGGTTCCAGACCGTGAACTCGCTGGCGATTATCGCCTTCGCGCCGCTGATCGCCTTTATCTGGGTCGCCATGCGCAACAAGAACCCGTCGATTCCGCGCAAGTTCGGTCTGGGCCTGCTGTTCAACGGCGCCGCCTTCGGCCTGCTGATGTACGCGCTGTCGATGCTGGTCGATATCGACAACAAGATCCCGTTCTGGACCCTGTTCATGGTCTACGTGCTGCAATCGATCGGTGAGCTGTGCCTGTCGCCGATCGGCCTCTCCATGGTGACCAAGCTGGCGCCTACGCGCCTGGTCGGCCTGGGCATGGGCGGCTGGTTCCTGTCGACCGGTATCGGCAACAACCTGTCGGGCATCTTCGCGTCGGCGGTGTCCGGCGAAAGCGGCATGTCGGTGACGTCGGCGCTGTCCGGGTACACCTTCGGCTTCTACTCGCTGATGGCCGGCGGCGTGCTGCTGTTCCTGATCGCGCCGCTGATTCAAAAGCTGATGCACGGCGTGAAATAA
- a CDS encoding triacylglycerol lipase has translation MKNHFWKYVSIALIAITALPAPSWAAGYTQTKYPIVLVHGFLGFESVGPLEYFYGVTSALRSGGANVYVTTVSAANSTEVRGEQMLTQVKQILAVTGAAKVNLIGHSHGGPTARYVASVRPDLVASVTSVGGVNKGSVVADVLMGNAPGASTVVLGAVAELMSLVSNNTGKPQDATAAMMSLTTAGSLAFNSRHPEGVPLSACGEGAYQARGVYYFSWSGGKQITNLLDPLDAPLALTALAFNGEKNDGLVGSCSSHLGRVIRDDYAMNHLDEINQTAGLVSLFETSPVTVFRQQANRLQGLGL, from the coding sequence ATGAAGAATCACTTCTGGAAATACGTATCAATCGCCCTTATCGCCATCACCGCCCTGCCCGCGCCGTCCTGGGCGGCCGGCTACACGCAGACCAAGTACCCCATCGTGCTGGTGCACGGCTTTTTGGGCTTCGAAAGCGTCGGCCCCCTTGAGTACTTTTACGGCGTCACCTCCGCCTTGCGCAGCGGCGGCGCCAATGTGTATGTGACAACCGTCTCGGCCGCCAACAGCACCGAGGTGCGCGGTGAGCAGATGCTCACCCAGGTCAAGCAAATCCTGGCGGTGACCGGCGCCGCCAAGGTCAATCTGATCGGCCATAGCCACGGCGGCCCGACGGCGCGCTACGTCGCCTCGGTCAGGCCGGACCTGGTGGCCTCCGTGACCAGCGTGGGCGGCGTGAACAAGGGCTCGGTGGTGGCCGACGTGCTGATGGGTAATGCTCCCGGCGCCAGCACTGTGGTGCTGGGCGCGGTCGCGGAGCTGATGAGCCTCGTCTCCAATAACACCGGCAAGCCGCAGGACGCCACAGCGGCCATGATGTCGCTCACCACGGCCGGCTCGCTCGCGTTCAACAGCCGCCATCCGGAAGGCGTGCCGTTGTCGGCCTGCGGCGAAGGCGCCTACCAGGCGCGCGGCGTCTACTACTTCTCATGGAGCGGCGGCAAACAGATCACCAATCTGCTTGATCCGCTCGATGCGCCGCTGGCGCTGACCGCGTTGGCCTTTAACGGCGAGAAGAACGATGGCTTGGTCGGCAGCTGCTCCAGCCATCTTGGCCGCGTGATCCGCGACGACTACGCGATGAACCACCTCGACGAGATCAACCAGACGGCCGGCCTCGTCAGCCTGTTCGAAACCAGTCCGGTGACGGTGTTCCGCCAGCAGGCCAACCGCCTGCAGGGCCTGGGCCTCTAG
- a CDS encoding glycoside hydrolase family 15 protein, with protein MAAGAKGKSAAKVKPKTRERAERDIADHGVIGNLGTIALVACDGAIDYMCWPNLDSPSIFAALLDAEKGGVFELTPEIDDPRIVQMYLPDTNVLLTRWMGSDASAEITDLMIDTADVGEAPTRLVRRVTATRGTVTIRMRCAPRYDYARVVPSVAIKKGSVIFSGKGNPSIRLSGDADFVKGDGEASANVVLRAGQSVTFMLDEPDEDLADADLIGQLIDATIVRWRAWAAQSTYKGRWRDAVTRSALVLKLLTSRRHGSIAAAATFALPEAKGGVRNWDYRAAWIRDSSFSIYALMRLGYHNEAKDFYRWLGDRALHSSKGGQLQVMYALDGGEIAPERSLDHLSGYGGAAPVRIGNDAVTQLQLDIYGELMDSIYLSNKYGEAISHDRWLGACRVIDYVCRHWNEADAGIWEVRGPPSHHLHSRLMCWVAIDRAIRLASKRSLAAPFTRWIKVRNAIHDDIWSNFWNEKLGHFVEERGGKDLDAALLLMPLVRFVGATDPRWLATLDAIGKRLTDDGMVYRYKRDDGLPGKEGAFSACSFWYVECLARAGRMDEARMIFEKLLKYANHLQLYAEEFDERAKLTGNFPQGFTHLALVSAAFYIDREMEGRGQRDWPA; from the coding sequence ATGGCCGCCGGCGCCAAGGGCAAATCGGCCGCCAAAGTCAAACCAAAAACCAGGGAACGCGCCGAACGTGACATCGCCGACCACGGCGTGATCGGCAACCTTGGCACCATCGCGCTGGTGGCCTGTGACGGCGCCATCGACTACATGTGCTGGCCGAACCTCGACAGTCCCAGCATCTTCGCCGCGCTGCTCGATGCGGAAAAAGGCGGCGTGTTCGAACTGACGCCGGAGATCGACGATCCGCGCATCGTGCAAATGTACCTGCCCGACACCAACGTACTGCTGACCCGCTGGATGGGCAGCGATGCCAGCGCCGAAATCACAGACCTGATGATCGACACGGCCGACGTCGGCGAGGCCCCTACCCGGCTGGTGCGGCGCGTGACCGCCACCCGTGGCACGGTCACCATCCGCATGCGCTGCGCGCCGCGCTACGACTACGCGCGCGTGGTGCCGTCGGTCGCGATCAAAAAGGGAAGCGTGATCTTTTCGGGCAAAGGCAATCCATCGATTCGCCTGAGCGGCGACGCCGATTTCGTCAAGGGCGACGGCGAGGCCAGCGCCAACGTGGTGCTGCGCGCCGGCCAGAGCGTGACCTTCATGCTCGACGAGCCGGATGAAGACCTGGCCGACGCCGACCTAATCGGCCAGCTGATCGACGCCACCATCGTCCGCTGGCGCGCGTGGGCGGCGCAATCGACGTACAAGGGCCGCTGGCGTGACGCCGTCACCCGCTCGGCGCTGGTGCTCAAGCTATTGACCTCGCGCCGCCATGGTTCCATCGCCGCCGCAGCGACCTTCGCGCTGCCGGAGGCCAAAGGCGGTGTGCGCAACTGGGACTACCGCGCCGCGTGGATACGCGACTCGTCGTTCTCGATCTACGCGTTGATGCGGCTCGGCTATCACAACGAAGCCAAGGACTTCTACCGCTGGCTGGGCGACCGCGCGCTCCACTCCAGCAAAGGCGGGCAGCTGCAGGTGATGTATGCGCTCGACGGCGGAGAGATCGCGCCGGAGAGGTCGCTGGATCACCTGTCCGGCTATGGCGGCGCGGCGCCGGTCCGCATCGGCAACGACGCCGTCACCCAACTGCAGCTCGATATCTACGGCGAGTTGATGGACTCGATCTACCTCAGTAACAAGTACGGCGAAGCGATTTCGCACGACCGCTGGCTGGGTGCGTGCCGAGTGATCGACTATGTGTGCCGACACTGGAACGAGGCCGACGCTGGGATTTGGGAGGTGCGCGGCCCGCCAAGCCATCACCTGCACTCGCGCTTGATGTGCTGGGTGGCGATCGACCGGGCGATACGGCTGGCCAGCAAACGCTCGCTGGCGGCGCCGTTCACGCGCTGGATCAAAGTGCGCAACGCGATCCACGACGACATCTGGTCCAATTTCTGGAACGAGAAGCTCGGGCATTTCGTCGAGGAGCGCGGCGGGAAGGACTTGGACGCGGCGTTGTTGTTGATGCCTTTGGTGCGATTCGTCGGCGCCACCGATCCGCGCTGGCTGGCGACACTGGACGCGATCGGCAAGCGGCTTACCGATGACGGCATGGTCTATCGCTACAAGCGCGACGACGGCCTGCCGGGCAAGGAAGGCGCGTTCTCGGCGTGTTCGTTCTGGTATGTGGAATGCCTGGCGCGCGCCGGGCGGATGGACGAGGCACGGATGATCTTCGAAAAGCTGCTCAAGTACGCGAATCACCTGCAGTTGTACGCGGAGGAATTCGACGAGCGCGCCAAGTTGACCGGCAATTTCCCGCAGGGGTTCACGCATCTCGCCCTGGTCAGCGCCGCGTTCTATATCGATCGCGAAATGGAGGGGCGCGGCCAACGGGATTGGCCGGCGTGA